Proteins from one Thermococcus sp. M36 genomic window:
- a CDS encoding alpha-amylase/4-alpha-glucanotransferase domain-containing protein, translated as MAMVNFIFGIHNHQPLGNFGWVFESAYDRSYRPFMEILEEYPNMKVAVHYSGPLFEWISENRPEHIDLLRSLVKKGQLEIVVAGFYEPVLAAIPKEDRLEQIKLLKEFARNLGYDARGVWLTERVWQPELVKSLREAGIEYVIVDDYHFMSAGLAKEELYWPYYTEDGGEVIAVFPIDEKLRYLIPFRPVEKTIEYLHSIDDGDESKVAVFHDDGEKFGVWPGTHEWVYGKGWLREFFDRVSSDERINLMLYSEYLARFKPRGLVYLPIASYFEMSEWSLPAKQAKLFVEFVEQLKGEGKFEKYRVFVRGGIWKNFFFKYPESNYMHKRMLMVSKLVRENPEARKFILKAQCNDAYWHGVFGGVYLPHLRRAVWENIIKANTFVSTGSFVRDIDFDGRDEAFLESGNFYAVFKPSYGGALFEFSSKKKAVNYNDVLARRWEHYHEVQEAATPEEETGEGVASIHEVGRQIPDEIRRELAYDDRLRAILQDHFLEPETTLDEYRLSRYAELGDFLKGAYDFGLFDGGISLEREGSVAGRPAKVEKTFHITGDGFVVDYTVRSDAKALFGVELNLAVHSVMENPEEFEAESFEVDDTYGIGKVRIELDKRARVWKYPIKTLSQSESGWDFVQQGVSYTVLFPVEGELRFRLRFTEL; from the coding sequence TTGGCGATGGTGAACTTTATCTTTGGCATTCATAACCATCAGCCCCTCGGAAACTTTGGCTGGGTGTTTGAGAGCGCCTACGACCGCTCCTACAGGCCTTTCATGGAGATCCTTGAGGAGTACCCTAACATGAAGGTCGCGGTCCACTACTCCGGCCCTCTCTTTGAGTGGATATCCGAGAACAGGCCGGAACACATAGACCTCCTCAGGTCTCTCGTTAAAAAGGGCCAGCTTGAGATAGTCGTCGCCGGCTTCTACGAGCCTGTCCTGGCGGCGATCCCCAAGGAGGACAGGCTGGAGCAGATAAAGCTCCTCAAGGAGTTCGCCAGGAATCTCGGCTACGATGCCAGGGGAGTCTGGCTCACCGAGCGCGTCTGGCAGCCGGAACTTGTAAAAAGCCTCCGCGAGGCTGGAATAGAGTACGTCATCGTCGACGACTACCACTTCATGAGCGCTGGCCTGGCCAAGGAGGAGCTCTACTGGCCATACTACACAGAGGATGGTGGGGAGGTAATAGCGGTCTTCCCGATAGACGAGAAGCTGAGATATTTGATACCCTTCCGTCCGGTGGAGAAGACAATCGAGTACCTGCACTCCATCGACGACGGCGACGAGAGCAAGGTGGCTGTCTTCCACGACGACGGCGAGAAGTTCGGTGTCTGGCCGGGAACCCACGAATGGGTCTACGGGAAGGGCTGGCTCAGGGAGTTCTTTGACAGGGTTTCCAGCGACGAAAGGATAAACCTCATGCTATACTCTGAGTACCTCGCTCGCTTTAAACCGAGAGGCCTTGTCTACCTCCCGATAGCCTCCTACTTTGAGATGAGCGAGTGGTCCCTCCCGGCAAAGCAGGCGAAGCTCTTCGTGGAGTTCGTTGAGCAGCTTAAGGGAGAGGGCAAGTTCGAGAAGTACCGCGTCTTCGTGAGGGGTGGCATCTGGAAGAACTTCTTCTTCAAGTACCCGGAGAGCAACTACATGCACAAGAGGATGCTGATGGTGAGCAAGCTCGTCCGCGAGAACCCGGAGGCGAGAAAGTTCATCCTCAAGGCCCAGTGCAACGACGCCTACTGGCACGGCGTCTTTGGCGGCGTTTACCTCCCGCACCTGAGGCGGGCCGTGTGGGAGAACATCATAAAGGCCAACACCTTTGTTTCCACTGGAAGCTTCGTCAGGGACATCGACTTCGACGGGAGGGACGAGGCGTTCCTTGAGAGCGGGAACTTCTACGCCGTCTTCAAGCCCTCCTACGGTGGTGCCCTCTTTGAGTTCAGCTCGAAGAAAAAGGCGGTAAACTACAACGATGTGCTCGCAAGGCGCTGGGAGCACTACCACGAGGTTCAGGAGGCGGCAACGCCCGAGGAGGAGACCGGAGAGGGCGTCGCGAGCATCCACGAGGTCGGGAGGCAGATACCGGACGAGATAAGACGTGAACTTGCCTACGACGACCGCCTAAGGGCGATTCTCCAGGACCACTTCCTCGAACCCGAAACCACACTTGACGAGTACAGGCTCAGCAGATACGCCGAACTCGGCGACTTCCTCAAGGGGGCCTACGACTTCGGCCTCTTTGATGGGGGTATATCCCTTGAGAGGGAAGGCAGCGTCGCAGGGAGGCCCGCGAAGGTGGAGAAGACCTTCCACATCACAGGAGATGGTTTCGTCGTTGACTACACCGTCAGGAGCGATGCAAAGGCCCTCTTCGGTGTCGAGCTGAACCTCGCGGTTCACAGCGTTATGGAAAACCCAGAAGAGTTCGAGGCGGAGAGCTTCGAGGTGGACGACACCTACGGCATCGGGAAGGTCAGAATAGAGCTGGACAAAAGGGCTAGGGTCTGGAAGTACCCGATAAAGACCCTAAGCCAGAGCGAGAGCGGATGGGACTTCGTCCAGCAGGGCGTCAGCTACACGGTGCTCTTCCCGGTGGAGGGCGAGCTCCGCTTCAGGCTCCGCTTCACGGAGCTCTGA
- a CDS encoding TIGR00269 family protein translates to MRCKFCEKPAFIKLHYPRMYLCPEHFTEYFERKVKRTIERYKLLKPDERVLVVVSGGKDSAVTAYVLKKLGYDIECLHINLGIGEYSEKSEEYAKRQCEALGVPLYIVRVKELLGHGIGEVRTRRPTCSYCGLTKRYIFNKFAYDNGFDAVATGHNLDDEASFIFSNMMHWNTQYLAKQGPLTPGEGKFVKKIKPLYELTEREVVAYALANGIEYHIEECPHAVGATTIEYKEILNEMEEKRPGTKINFVKGYLRKKHIFEAELEEVELRECKVCGMPSSGEVCSFCRFWRLEEPLDFRVIKD, encoded by the coding sequence ATGAGATGCAAGTTCTGCGAGAAACCAGCTTTCATTAAGCTTCACTACCCAAGAATGTACCTCTGCCCTGAGCACTTCACGGAATACTTCGAGAGGAAGGTTAAGCGCACAATAGAGAGATACAAGCTGCTGAAGCCCGACGAGAGAGTTCTAGTCGTTGTGAGCGGGGGAAAGGATTCAGCCGTTACCGCTTACGTGCTGAAAAAACTCGGCTACGATATAGAGTGCCTCCACATAAACCTCGGCATAGGGGAGTACTCGGAGAAGAGCGAAGAATATGCAAAGAGGCAGTGCGAGGCTTTGGGAGTTCCTCTCTACATAGTCCGCGTTAAGGAGCTCCTGGGTCACGGAATTGGCGAAGTGAGGACGAGAAGACCCACATGCTCCTACTGCGGCTTAACGAAGCGCTACATCTTCAACAAGTTTGCCTACGACAACGGTTTCGACGCCGTCGCCACCGGCCACAACCTCGACGACGAGGCGAGCTTCATCTTCTCCAACATGATGCACTGGAACACGCAGTATCTGGCCAAACAGGGACCGCTAACCCCCGGCGAGGGCAAATTCGTGAAGAAAATTAAGCCCCTCTACGAGCTCACCGAGAGAGAAGTTGTTGCCTATGCACTTGCCAACGGCATAGAGTATCACATCGAGGAGTGCCCGCACGCCGTAGGAGCTACGACCATAGAGTACAAGGAAATCCTGAACGAGATGGAGGAGAAGAGACCGGGAACCAAGATAAACTTCGTGAAGGGCTACCTGAGGAAGAAGCACATCTTCGAGGCCGAGCTTGAAGAGGTAGAGCTGAGGGAGTGCAAAGTCTGCGGCATGCCGTCGAGCGGTGAGGTATGTTCCTTCTGCCGCTTCTGGCGCCTTGAGGAGCCGCTGGACTTCAGGGTAATAAAAGATTAA
- a CDS encoding CGP-CTERM sorting domain-containing protein has product MPRLVISLFLLLLLAAPVSATYYVKASGFIYEVKYKVLSNGNEALIPLPVLQFGVTCGMNDCWAEVYGDQQYLLLFNGSQLFLLNFTPVLLSNLPPNVPKNISHLYFNGVKYVNGSWYVNVSVFAYSAEAHDGSKLNYVLRFDTKRFCAEKTNVSWSQIKGSTLTNEIHGWKIEIPKVFLLSLKNDSAVQSGYPSADVLIVVNASNTKWLPRSFIIVNQTQFPVYFMLKKDHQVKNITLLFLNTTPVQMWYGYYNEKTTGIPGYWFPEGVRIVNVTSCKPTLNETQTTATTPTGHQNKSICGPGLIVIIALSAALLSRKAK; this is encoded by the coding sequence ATGCCCAGACTGGTAATCTCCCTCTTTCTCCTTCTTCTCCTTGCGGCTCCAGTCTCGGCAACGTATTACGTAAAAGCGTCCGGCTTCATTTACGAAGTTAAATACAAAGTGTTGTCCAACGGGAATGAGGCTTTAATTCCCCTTCCGGTCCTCCAGTTCGGTGTTACCTGCGGCATGAACGATTGCTGGGCAGAGGTTTATGGAGACCAACAATATCTTCTCCTGTTTAACGGTTCTCAGCTTTTTCTCTTGAACTTCACTCCAGTCCTGCTTTCAAATCTTCCACCCAACGTGCCAAAGAATATCAGCCATTTGTACTTCAACGGCGTAAAATACGTGAACGGTTCATGGTACGTGAACGTGAGCGTTTTTGCTTACTCCGCCGAAGCCCATGATGGCTCCAAACTGAATTACGTTTTAAGGTTCGATACCAAGAGATTCTGCGCTGAAAAGACTAACGTGAGCTGGTCCCAGATTAAGGGGAGCACGCTCACAAACGAAATACACGGCTGGAAGATTGAAATCCCAAAGGTCTTCCTGCTGTCCCTCAAAAACGACTCCGCAGTACAATCCGGTTACCCCTCAGCGGACGTTCTTATAGTTGTGAACGCCAGCAATACAAAATGGCTACCAAGATCTTTTATAATAGTCAATCAAACCCAGTTTCCAGTTTACTTCATGCTCAAAAAGGACCATCAAGTGAAAAACATCACGCTCCTTTTCCTGAACACTACCCCAGTTCAGATGTGGTACGGATACTACAACGAGAAAACAACGGGAATACCGGGTTACTGGTTCCCTGAGGGCGTCAGAATCGTTAACGTAACTTCCTGCAAACCCACTTTGAACGAGACTCAAACAACTGCCACAACCCCAACAGGACACCAAAACAAAAGCATCTGCGGACCGGGACTGATAGTGATTATTGCACTGAGCGCCGCGCTTCTCTCGAGGAAGGCAAAGTAA
- a CDS encoding DUF257 family protein, with protein sequence MSVPDGLMVNLWESLKKGEIVLIERADSGDQYFGLHQLVSWGKGRGYSVMVVDVLDSLHLLRAKARLAGLDDSVFDDIPVIKIGGSIEAGKVIGWIKDPSEPAILSRKFKEAYEEFLESNSPVLTVTVGLEKLFVAAEFSSKNVQAIIGSISRYVGDERRLAVILLKARVIDPSRQAVVRLLEDIATTVIAVSRRDKITEFHVIKSVNHRLEGMTIRI encoded by the coding sequence ATGAGCGTGCCCGACGGACTTATGGTAAACCTGTGGGAGTCCCTCAAGAAGGGTGAAATAGTCCTGATAGAAAGGGCCGACAGCGGGGATCAGTACTTCGGGCTCCACCAGCTGGTCAGCTGGGGAAAGGGCAGGGGATACAGCGTCATGGTGGTTGATGTCCTAGACTCACTCCACCTCCTGCGGGCAAAGGCCCGGCTGGCCGGCCTGGATGACTCAGTGTTTGACGACATCCCCGTGATAAAGATAGGGGGGAGCATTGAAGCGGGGAAGGTAATAGGGTGGATAAAGGACCCATCGGAACCTGCGATACTCTCAAGAAAGTTCAAGGAGGCCTACGAGGAGTTCCTTGAGTCAAACTCCCCCGTTCTGACGGTCACAGTTGGGCTTGAAAAGCTCTTTGTGGCCGCGGAGTTCTCGTCCAAAAACGTCCAGGCGATAATCGGCTCAATCTCCAGATACGTCGGCGACGAAAGGCGGCTCGCTGTTATACTCCTGAAGGCGCGGGTCATAGACCCGTCAAGACAGGCGGTGGTGCGGCTCCTCGAAGACATCGCAACTACCGTGATAGCCGTCTCTAGGAGGGACAAGATAACGGAGTTCCACGTCATCAAGTCGGTGAACCACAGGCTTGAGGGAATGACGATAAGAATATGA
- a CDS encoding DUF4855 domain-containing protein codes for MSRFSLWWIIWNGSEYDSRMTFEGKKLSPSYKVVNAFKDRGFDRVVFLDSEGKEINYTGNGRKDGASLALWISSRVSGLKYYVPIPFYKYGSGEPRDDPSDGFANSYWKDWIDGVLSIVDSDRLGFYWSYESCLQATPHDEHNVREEFVREMAEYIHNHGQELIWIPATGGRGVSYLNDPNYDGIPTIGGYFDYVFVQPNYYEYDTCIEETNGDKQTLSYTYEKLVEKVRWVYEELPKKIKEHNPNSTTTVSMEMEADRAVLPDQCGHCALGCDTEKCIERACDYYKAILEVNPSAFSTRAYYSDVDFKVIDMVRGKCPDW; via the coding sequence ATGTCGAGGTTTAGTCTGTGGTGGATTATATGGAATGGTTCCGAGTACGATTCCAGAATGACTTTTGAGGGGAAGAAACTATCCCCCAGCTACAAGGTTGTCAATGCGTTCAAGGATAGAGGTTTTGACAGGGTTGTTTTTCTAGATAGCGAAGGGAAAGAGATAAACTACACTGGAAATGGGCGTAAAGATGGTGCCAGTTTGGCGCTGTGGATTTCATCAAGGGTTAGTGGCTTGAAGTACTATGTTCCAATACCCTTTTACAAATACGGGAGTGGTGAGCCAAGAGACGACCCTTCCGATGGTTTCGCTAACTCCTACTGGAAGGACTGGATTGACGGTGTTCTCAGTATCGTTGACAGCGATAGGCTCGGCTTCTACTGGAGCTATGAGAGTTGCCTCCAAGCAACTCCGCATGACGAACATAACGTTAGGGAGGAGTTCGTTCGGGAGATGGCAGAGTATATCCACAATCACGGCCAAGAACTCATCTGGATTCCTGCAACAGGGGGCAGAGGAGTGTCTTATTTAAACGACCCGAATTACGATGGGATTCCTACGATTGGGGGCTACTTTGACTACGTTTTCGTCCAGCCAAACTACTATGAGTACGACACCTGTATAGAAGAAACTAATGGGGACAAGCAGACGCTTTCTTATACCTACGAGAAGCTCGTGGAGAAGGTGCGTTGGGTTTACGAGGAACTTCCTAAGAAAATTAAAGAACACAACCCCAACTCCACGACAACGGTCTCAATGGAAATGGAAGCCGACAGAGCCGTCCTTCCCGACCAATGCGGCCATTGTGCTCTTGGGTGTGATACTGAAAAGTGCATTGAACGTGCTTGTGATTATTACAAAGCAATTTTAGAAGTAAATCCCAGTGCATTCTCAACCAGAGCCTACTATTCCGATGTGGACTTCAAAGTCATAGACATGGTGAGAGGAAAATGCCCAGACTGGTAA